From a region of the Methylocystis hirsuta genome:
- the pgi gene encoding glucose-6-phosphate isomerase yields the protein MSDAVAVAFDALKFHASALARTRTLDLFAEDPARFKNFSVKLDEFLFDFSKHRVTRETIALLISLAKARDLDARREALFSGELVNNTERRAAMHMALRDLSSRPLLVGGENMRPLIEAEREKVFAFARAVRSGEVRGATGAPFSDVVNIGIGGSDLGPAMASRALSPYRGEGPRMHFVANVDGADLADTLHTLDLARTLFIISSKTFTTQETMANARSARARIVAALGEAAVKSHFAAVSTRLDKVAEFGIDPARVFGFWDWVGGRYSLWSSIGLALAIAVGPEHFLQFLQGGHDVDTHFLEAPLEQNIPVLMGLLGVWHRNVMGCAAHAVIPYDQRLARFPAYLQQLDMESNGKSVTRDGAPVDYATGPVIFGEPGTNGQHAFFQLLHQGTDVVPIDFLVAAEPTAADEHHHELLFANCLAQAEAFMRGRTLAEAKVQLRGEGLSEEDIARLAPHKTFPGDRPSSVLLYRHLDPRTLGRLVALYEHKVFVQSVIWDINPFDQWGVELGKELANRLAPIVENKDESTQGLDGSTAGLIAWRRAH from the coding sequence ATGTCGGACGCCGTCGCCGTCGCTTTTGACGCATTGAAGTTCCACGCCTCCGCTTTGGCGCGGACGCGAACGCTCGATCTTTTCGCCGAGGACCCCGCGCGCTTCAAAAATTTCAGCGTCAAGCTCGACGAGTTTCTCTTCGACTTCTCCAAGCACCGAGTGACGCGCGAGACGATCGCGCTGCTGATTTCGCTGGCGAAGGCGCGTGATCTCGACGCGCGGCGCGAAGCGTTGTTCTCTGGCGAACTCGTCAACAACACCGAAAGGCGCGCCGCCATGCATATGGCGCTGCGCGATCTCTCGTCGCGTCCGCTTCTCGTCGGCGGCGAAAACATGCGGCCGCTGATCGAGGCCGAACGCGAGAAGGTTTTCGCCTTCGCGCGCGCCGTGCGCTCCGGCGAGGTCCGCGGCGCGACAGGCGCGCCGTTCAGCGATGTGGTCAATATCGGCATCGGCGGTTCGGACCTGGGTCCGGCGATGGCGTCGCGCGCGCTCTCGCCCTATCGCGGCGAGGGTCCGCGCATGCATTTCGTCGCCAATGTCGACGGCGCCGATCTCGCCGATACGCTGCACACTCTCGACTTGGCGCGCACGCTGTTCATCATCTCATCGAAGACGTTCACGACGCAGGAGACGATGGCGAACGCGAGAAGCGCGCGCGCCCGCATCGTCGCCGCGCTCGGCGAAGCTGCGGTGAAGTCGCATTTCGCCGCCGTCTCGACCAGGCTCGACAAGGTCGCCGAATTCGGAATCGATCCCGCGCGCGTCTTCGGCTTCTGGGATTGGGTTGGCGGGCGCTATTCGCTGTGGTCGTCGATCGGCCTGGCGCTCGCCATCGCCGTGGGACCGGAGCATTTCCTGCAGTTTCTGCAGGGCGGACACGACGTCGACACGCACTTCCTCGAAGCGCCGCTTGAGCAAAACATTCCCGTGCTGATGGGACTTCTCGGCGTCTGGCACAGAAACGTGATGGGATGCGCCGCGCATGCGGTTATCCCCTATGATCAGCGCCTCGCGCGATTTCCGGCCTATCTGCAACAGCTCGACATGGAGTCGAACGGCAAATCGGTGACGCGCGACGGCGCGCCTGTCGATTATGCAACCGGCCCAGTGATTTTCGGCGAGCCCGGCACGAATGGCCAGCACGCATTCTTTCAACTGCTGCATCAGGGAACGGACGTCGTCCCGATCGACTTCCTCGTCGCGGCCGAGCCCACCGCCGCCGACGAGCATCATCATGAATTGCTGTTCGCTAATTGCTTGGCGCAAGCCGAAGCTTTTATGCGCGGTCGAACGCTAGCGGAAGCGAAAGTGCAATTGCGCGGGGAGGGGCTGAGCGAGGAGGACATCGCACGCCTCGCTCCGCATAAGACGTTTCCAGGCGATCGTCCGTCAAGCGTTCTGCTTTACCGACATCTCGATCCGCGCACGCTCGGACGCCTCGTCGCGCTTTACGAACACAAGGTTTTCGTTCAGTCGGTGATTTGGGACATCAATCCCTTCGATCAATGGGGCGTGGAGCTTGGCAAGGAACTGGCGAACCGCCTGGCGCCGATCGTGGAGAACAAGGATGAATCGACGCAAGGGCTGGACGGATCGACGGCCGGTCTGATCGCGTGGCGAAGGGCGCACTGA
- a CDS encoding L-threonylcarbamoyladenylate synthase gives MTTIAPADAAAIGKAAAILREGGLVAFPTETVYGLGADATQAWAVARIYDAKDRPSFNPLIAHVADLEAARREAALPEPALRLAAAFWPGPLTIVAPVAPGGLVCDLARAGLPSVAVRVPAHPVAQALIAALGRPIAAPSANRSGHVSPVTAAHVAEDLLGKVDMILDGGRTAAGLESTIVSFCEDSPVLLRPGAVAREAIEKVLGAKLAAPARADVLAPGMTPSHYAPAARLRLEAHELNAGEAALDFGGRLAARATPGTLVLDLSPSGDLVEAAANLFAHLREFDARRIADVAVAHVPERGLGEAINDRLRRASAPKLD, from the coding sequence GTGACGACCATTGCGCCGGCCGACGCCGCGGCGATCGGCAAGGCCGCGGCGATCCTGCGCGAGGGCGGGCTGGTCGCCTTCCCGACCGAGACCGTCTATGGCCTCGGCGCCGACGCGACGCAGGCATGGGCGGTCGCCCGGATCTACGACGCCAAAGACCGCCCTTCGTTCAATCCGCTGATCGCGCATGTCGCCGATCTCGAAGCTGCGCGTCGCGAGGCGGCGCTGCCTGAGCCAGCGTTGCGTCTCGCCGCGGCCTTCTGGCCGGGGCCGCTGACGATCGTCGCGCCCGTCGCGCCGGGCGGCTTGGTCTGCGATCTCGCCCGCGCCGGCCTGCCAAGCGTCGCGGTTCGGGTTCCCGCGCATCCCGTCGCGCAAGCGCTGATCGCGGCGCTCGGCCGGCCGATCGCGGCGCCCTCGGCCAACCGTTCCGGCCATGTCAGTCCGGTAACCGCCGCGCATGTGGCCGAAGATCTTTTGGGCAAGGTCGACATGATCCTGGACGGCGGCCGCACCGCCGCCGGTCTTGAGTCCACGATCGTGTCCTTCTGTGAAGACTCCCCCGTATTGCTGCGCCCCGGCGCGGTCGCGCGGGAGGCGATCGAGAAAGTCTTGGGCGCAAAGCTTGCCGCGCCGGCGCGGGCGGATGTCCTTGCGCCAGGCATGACGCCGTCCCATTACGCGCCGGCAGCCCGGCTGCGGCTCGAGGCGCATGAACTCAACGCGGGCGAAGCGGCGCTCGATTTCGGCGGCAGGCTCGCCGCGCGCGCCACGCCCGGGACCTTGGTGCTCGATCTTTCGCCGTCGGGCGATCTCGTGGAGGCGGCGGCCAATCTCTTCGCGCATTTGCGGGAGTTCGACGCGCGCCGCATCGCCGATGTCGCGGTGGCGCATGTGCCGGAGCGGGGACTGGGCGAGGCGATCAACGATCGGCTGCGGCGCGCCAGCGCCCCGAAGCTGGATTAA
- a CDS encoding peptidase has product MTYCCGILVRDGLVMIADTRTNAGLDNISTFRKLYLFERPGERVLMLAASGNLSVTQGVVNLIGDGIEHPESGVVESVMNTPNMLHAAQLVGRAVRLSRSQMGNAEGEPAAQGVSFDVSLLLGGQIAGGPLRLFMIYTAGNSIECTPDTNYLQIGEHKYGKPILDRAVAYDTDIYDALKIGLISMDSTMRSNLSVGMPIDIALLRRDALEIEVATRIGSNDPYFRDLRESWSKALREAHMAIPKPPYSGRNA; this is encoded by the coding sequence ATGACCTATTGTTGCGGCATTCTCGTGCGCGATGGACTGGTGATGATCGCGGATACCCGCACCAACGCCGGGCTCGATAACATTTCGACGTTCCGCAAGCTCTATCTCTTCGAGCGGCCCGGCGAGCGCGTGCTGATGCTTGCCGCCTCGGGCAATCTCTCGGTGACGCAGGGCGTCGTGAACCTGATCGGCGACGGGATCGAGCATCCCGAGAGCGGCGTGGTGGAAAGCGTCATGAACACGCCCAACATGCTGCATGCCGCGCAGCTCGTCGGGCGCGCGGTGCGCCTTTCGCGCTCCCAGATGGGCAACGCCGAGGGGGAGCCTGCGGCGCAGGGCGTCAGCTTCGACGTGTCCCTGCTGCTCGGCGGCCAGATCGCCGGGGGGCCGCTCCGTCTTTTCATGATCTATACGGCGGGCAACAGCATCGAATGCACGCCGGACACCAATTATCTGCAGATTGGCGAGCACAAATATGGAAAGCCCATACTCGATCGGGCGGTCGCCTATGACACCGATATTTATGATGCGCTGAAGATCGGGCTCATTTCGATGGATTCGACCATGCGCTCGAATCTTTCGGTCGGCATGCCGATCGATATCGCGCTGCTGCGTCGCGACGCGCTCGAGATCGAGGTCGCGACCAGGATCGGTTCGAACGATCCGTATTTTCGCGATTTGCGCGAGAGCTGGTCGAAGGCGCTGCGCGAGGCGCATATGGCGATCCCCAAGCCGCCGTACAGCGGCCGCAACGCGTGA
- a CDS encoding GNAT family N-acetyltransferase: MAQEFSAQEFSVRYAESLDSVAAEAWDACANPPGLPDAVGERYNPFVSHAFLRALESSKSVGARAGWSPAHALVEDSRGRLVACAPAYIKTHSLGEYVFDQSWAQAYELAGGRYYPKVQVAAPFTPVTGRRLLIAHDAPHGACEALIAALRGLRKASGASSIHVTFCTEEERVALSGAGFISRAGEQFHFVNDGYADFEDFLARLTARKRKAIKRERREALGDGITIDLFTGSDIRPAHWDSFFDFYMDTGARKWGRPYLTRAFFDEIGARMADRILLVMARRGARHIAGAINFLGDDAIYGRNWGALEALPFLHFEVCYYQAIEFAIRRGYKRVEAGAQGEHKIARGYGPVITHSAHYLADPRLAEAVSDYLARERAAVAEWAAEHAAELPYKSENGD, encoded by the coding sequence ATGGCGCAAGAATTCTCGGCGCAAGAATTTTCGGTTCGATACGCCGAGTCGCTCGACTCCGTCGCGGCTGAGGCTTGGGACGCCTGCGCCAATCCGCCCGGCCTGCCGGACGCGGTCGGCGAGCGATACAATCCGTTTGTCTCGCACGCGTTTCTGCGCGCGCTCGAATCGTCGAAGTCGGTCGGCGCGCGCGCCGGCTGGTCGCCGGCGCATGCGCTCGTCGAGGATTCGCGGGGTCGTCTTGTCGCCTGCGCGCCGGCCTATATCAAGACGCATAGCCTCGGCGAATACGTCTTCGACCAGAGCTGGGCGCAGGCTTATGAGCTTGCGGGCGGACGCTACTATCCGAAGGTACAGGTGGCCGCGCCCTTCACGCCGGTGACGGGGCGCCGCCTGCTGATTGCCCATGATGCGCCGCACGGCGCGTGCGAAGCGCTGATTGCCGCCTTGCGGGGATTGCGAAAGGCGAGCGGCGCGTCCTCCATTCATGTCACTTTTTGCACGGAGGAGGAACGCGTTGCGCTGAGCGGCGCGGGCTTCATCTCTCGCGCCGGAGAACAATTCCACTTCGTCAATGACGGCTATGCCGACTTCGAGGATTTTCTGGCGCGGCTTACGGCGCGCAAGCGCAAGGCGATCAAGCGCGAGCGACGCGAAGCGCTCGGCGACGGCATCACAATTGATCTCTTTACGGGAAGCGACATTCGTCCGGCGCACTGGGATTCGTTTTTCGACTTCTACATGGACACGGGCGCGCGCAAATGGGGCCGGCCCTATTTGACTCGCGCCTTCTTTGACGAGATCGGCGCGCGCATGGCGGACCGCATCCTGCTGGTCATGGCGCGTCGCGGCGCGCGGCACATCGCCGGAGCGATCAATTTCCTTGGCGATGACGCAATCTACGGGCGCAATTGGGGCGCGCTGGAAGCGCTGCCGTTCCTCCACTTCGAAGTCTGCTACTATCAGGCGATCGAATTCGCGATCCGACGCGGCTACAAGCGCGTCGAGGCCGGCGCGCAGGGCGAGCACAAGATTGCACGCGGCTATGGGCCGGTGATCACCCATTCGGCCCATTACTTGGCGGACCCGCGCCTTGCCGAGGCGGTTTCGGACTATTTGGCGCGCGAGCGCGCAGCGGTGGCGGAATGGGCCGCCGAGCATGCGGCCGAGCTTCCCTACAAGAGCGAAAACGGCGACTGA